Within the Mugil cephalus isolate CIBA_MC_2020 chromosome 1, CIBA_Mcephalus_1.1, whole genome shotgun sequence genome, the region TATTCTACCGCCGTTTGTAACAAATCATTGATATCCTGCTTCATATCTATTGTCTCTCCAACTCTCCTTTCAAGTCGCCAAGTTGTTTCGCGCATTTTACAAGACCAAAAGCATATACAAAAACTAGCAACACTGTATTAACGTATGCAGTTGCTGTTCTATTGCTGAATGAAATAGACATTGTTTGAAACAGAGCTGATCAGGAAGATATGTTGACAAACATCAGCAGAGGAACCGCAAGAAAGTCGGAAATATAATGCcgcattttgcatttgttgtccTCCGCTAAACAATTTAACTaggcaacacacaaacattagaCGCTGGCTCTGCCTTCATGGTCAACAGCGCGTTTGATGACCTGAAAAGATTGGAGTTGTTATGAATGATGTCCCCTCAATGATCAAATTCAATAAACGCAATTTAAGATCTCCTAGTATTGTTTCATAGTCTGAGTTAATACTATACTGCAACAAATACTTGGTACTTAGACATGCTTTGCATTAGACggtgcacattttaaaagtgatgCACTGTGTATCCCTTAATTAAAACACACGGACGTTGTCATCGGTGCGTAAAAGGGGACATTACGCgtgcatttcttttattatgcTACGGAAATAATTCAAATTCAGTTGCCAGTGTGTCGTCTTATATCCATGGTAAAAATGAGGGAATCCATTAATTGCAATTATTATCTGAACCACCTTTTAATCAGATGCGTAAACACACATGACGAGCATGTttccaaaacataaaaacagcacGTGTCAGACATTTCGAGCCGACATGTAATGAATCTCACAAACAATCGGAGAAAAATAACACGAGGAGTTCATAACATTTACAGTGAATTttgtaaaaattattattttttataatctgCAAAGTGGCACGTTGTGCCGGACTTAGTGAGAGCGTGTGCGTTTCTCTACTGTAAGATCctatttgtttaaatgcactttgAGCTCAAACAGTGAATGGATACATATGAAAACCATTTTGTTGCGATTTAAATTACAGTCAGGCAAATCTGGAGATGGTGGCTCTGTGCGGTAACAGTACAATTATCATAGGAGAAACAGCACTTGTATATTGAACAAAACATATTGCAGGAAGGCATTTAATAACTCACAATATAAATTATCGcaattaaactgaaatgtgGTGATATCTTCAATGATAGATGTTCAAAGGAATAGTTAATCAATAGCAAAAAGACCGTGTTAAGCATGCGAGCTTAcatttgcttgtgtgtgtatgtgtgcgcgcgcgctcgTGCGTGTGTTGCGACCATGCATGGACTCCGGAATGTCATTGAGTGGGTCGGTTGTAGGAGCGGACGTTCACAGTTCACTGAAAAGCCAACATCTGATCTCAACATTGAGATTGCACAACTGTTTCCAGTGAACATACTTCACCGAGCAGAGACCGGGAGCTGCCGAAGAAGACGAAACCTATGTGTTCTATGCTTGGTTAGTTAGCCGATAGGAAAACTGCATTGTTTTGCACTTGGTTGCCAGTAGAGAGAGCCTTGTGGATTTTTAGAAATGGTTCGGTATAAAGCTGTCTAGGTAGTTTGCAACTGTGTACACTGTTTGAGGAGGACTGTTTATCTGGTCTGTGCGCTTGTTATCATAAATCATATTTTGATATACAGTTATTTAAATCCCTAATGCAAACCAGGAGAGAGGATGCACAAGAAAAGACAGTCCAAGAGCACTGTATATGGAGCACTGGGGTGTAACCCTATTACTGCTTTACAGAGCTATTGCGTGTTTAGCAGCGTCGTTATAGGGTTGTAGCATACCTGTGACATTGATTAGGTCGAACTTCAATAGAAAGTACAAGTGTTTAGGGggggaaatgtaaaaaaaaaaaaaaaaaatggagggcttttacttactttactgTCCAAGCTTTCTATAACCCAATATTTAACGCAGGATGGGGGTCAGAATATGAACATGGCCGCCATTTTGCATTTTAGTAAGCTGTCATTGCTATCTATAGCCTACCTTTAGATCTGCGGCGGtcataatattaaaaaaataaatattaaaaaaaagccaaccTGTGTGGGCTCCTATACATTTCACAACATGTACAATTAAGTGCCAACAAAACATTCTCTTGAATGCTTCCAAATGTCCCATTAATGCTCAGACCTTTATTTCACTATTGTGGacacatgtattttttaaactgtgttacAGGTCACCTCTAATAAAATAACCCCACCAGTCAGCGCGCAGAAAAGTTCATCTTAAAGCAGAACATTCAGAGAAGCAACCCAATAACATACTGAGGTGGCACCAATAAACGTTtcaatattcagtttattgaaGACCTTACGCATATACATTCATATCATTATTACTTTTACAAGACAACGTAGCAATCCTTACAAGCGCAAAGAAAGGAATGGGGGGCGACGTATGAGAACGATAATAAACAACTACTACACAGAAACAGGgtttctttaaatgtcatgAATGGTAAAACATTTCTTACATACCATTTCTTTATATCCATTCTTGGCAGTATATAGTTTTGGCCTATACATTCCCAACCCTTACAACCACAAATAGGCTATATGGAATGCGATATTGTACAAGACGATCAATAACATAAAACACTATTACATAGCGATAAGGGCTCCTCAAATAGGATGCAAATACTAACATATGTAATTTCATTTTACAAAGTTATACACGAGTACAAGATAAGGAAAGGGACAACACTGAGCACATTGCAAGGAGCAAGTACATTAAGTAGGCCTAATATGTAGGCCTTCCCTCCTTCcaccctaataataataataataatataacaataataataatacattcttTGTAGACGTTTGTGTCAAAATGTTTTAGGGTATTGGCTTTTGAtttgttcagaaaaaaagtataaaaagtcaCGTACAGAAATAGTGGCCCGCAGAACATGACTTTTCGAGCTATATCATATCAATAACATGCTGCAAACGTTTCACTGCTATAGCTTAATACATGATAGATAATACACTGAAATATGCCCGAACTGAGTGGTTACACACTTATGCAGGcctataatttaatttttctaaatttctaaataaTTACGTGAGCACCAAGTTTAAGAAACGCTCTTTTAGGCCTAAAACGTATCAACCCGTAGGCGGTTCCCTGGTTTAACTGGATTGGCTTAAAATGTAGTAATGCGGTCTTTCCATTACAGCTCCTTGTGGGTTTATAGTAGGatagactatttttttttttttttttttttttcactggcaGTCTGGacgtagactttttttttaatagcagcTCAAAACCGTTTTCAAACGGTGATCTCACTCAACTAAAGAAATGCAACCCATGCAGAGTTCCGTGGTTGTTGTTAAGACAAGTTTCAAggtaataaaagtgtaaaaaaaaaaaaaaaaaaccttcaagaACTTGCCTACACATGACCAAAGTCATAGCAGTTAAATTCGTCAATGCGCAGTCGTAAAGATATCGATATGGATTACACTGCGGCTTTAGTCCTCCCTCTTGTCACGCAGACACCCAGACTTCCACATCTCCTGTCCGTGACCGTGAACGTGCCCACAAACGCAGCGACAACGATGGAAACGAGACAACGATGATGCTCCTCTTACCCAACAAACAGTCGCTGTGGAAGTTAAAGCAAACAGCAAGAAGATTCTTGCTGACTTCTtcataaaataagagaaattgTTGCGAAGATGCGCTCCAGTCAGGCTTCTCTGAATGACTGGTATCTGACTTCGCTGTTATTTTTAGGTCTATTTTCGGCTCTTATAACTGCACAGCTCCCGCCTTATTTTCTCAGACTAAAAATTGGAACAGAAGAGATGCTGTTATTATTAAAAGATAATGCCTTGGAGACAAATTTAACGTGGCTTACATACTTGGGCCGTATACCTATCTCTTGACAAATCAGAAAaaccaacacagaaaacacattttcacagctTTTTGTGCGATTATGCCCCACGAAAAGAAGGCTCGCAGATAGCGTGTAGCTTTGGACGCCAGATAGTGGCTTGTTTGGGGGCGTTTTTAGCCCGCacctctgagaaaaaaataatatcagaAAATAAAGTAATGATTGCCTGCAATGTAAAAGATGGATAGATGGGTGCATGCATTGAAAGAAGGCCTAAGGGAGCATAGAAGGCTTGGCTTTTTACTGCCTATCGATTCACCTTCTGCCGCATCTCTAAAAGTAGGCCAAAGCTTGCTCCCTCAGCATgagtctcttcttcttcatcctgcGGTTCTGGAACCAGATCTTGACTTGTTGGTCGCTGAGGTTCAGGCGATCGGAGAGCTCCCTCCGTCGCTGCCTGGTGATGAACTCATTCAGCATGAATTCGCCTTCTAGCTCAGCCAGCTGAAGTTTGGAATAAGGTTTGCGTTTCTTTCTGGTCCGAGTGTGCATCGGGTACCACGGGGcacctggaggagaggagggaggaggagggggcaagCAACGGATTAGTCACCACAGTTGCAAAATCACGGTCACCTCCAAGGTTATGGTGAACTTAACAGGGGCATCAGTTGTCCATACAAGTTGGGTAATTGCAGTCAATTCCACGTTTAAGAACACATTTACTTTAGATTCACATTTCGAGTCatgaatgaatcaaaacaaAGCATGTCATTCTGCAAAACACACCAGTATTTAGTAGTTGACTGACATATTTTGAAACACCTTTAGAAAAAGCTCTATGAAGGAGGGTTTCTGTTGTGTATTATAGTATGATTCATCTGGAAGCAGTCACTTCCTCCACTAAGAGACAGATTTGTTTGAGTCTATGGCTGTACTTATCTGATCTCAAATCCCATATCTGCACAACGGGCACTTCTCCATTTATGTGcagcatatattttatttatattttataagtgctcattcttgtttttttttcagctttcacTGTGGAGACCACCAGTAGGCTATACCGCGGTTTGTGTCACAGGAAGTTTTATTGTTGCAGTTACAGCAGGATTAACGTGATAATTAAGCCGTGCTTGCAAATACCCCTACTTATTTGAGAGTTTCGGAGCATATTAAATGATTCTTGAGTTGCAGCGACAAATATTAATTCTGTTTACGAGTcactaaaaagaaaactctcacTATCCAATGCAGCCAACCAAAGCGACTTACCTCTTTAAATCAGTGCACTAATTTGTGTGCAGCTGCATACTGCAGCAATAGACCAAAATCTACTATCTATGAGCCTGAATCACACAACCTTATCTAAGCTGTATGGAAATTGTAGGGCGGAACTGATTGTTTATTCAAAAGCTGTAGGCAATAAGGTTTTGTGAGGTTATCTATAACTGTGCAGAGCCACATGGTGCATGGAGTATTTTAGGGCAGCCCCTAGCGGCGTTCGCGCACCACGCAAGTGCCCTGCAGGCTAATCCAGGCTGCAAGTTGTGCATCACGGTAACAAGCTGTAATGGCGCTTTAATAGCACACATGTAAGTTGCATGCAGCTTTCTAATAAATAACAGACCAGTGCGTTAATAATTgtgattacaaaataaaaaaaggtacCCACCTCCGCCTGCGGCTATGTTGCTTGAATGGCTTCCCGGTGACACCAGGGTCTGTGTGTCGCTGGACGGAGGCTTGCTGCCTTCGTTGAGAAGAGAGGAGCTGGAGTCGGACTCCATTGACTGACAGGATGGCGGGTCTTGCGTTAGCTGCTCGGTCCCATAATCATATTTGGAAAAGGCGGCACTGCTGCCAATTCCACTGTGCATCCCGTGGTCAGATGTTAGGGATGATGTGTCTCTCGCCCTATCCTCTCGTTTGAGGCTGTTGCCACCTGAGCAGGTCTCCCTGTTCCCGTTGCCGTTGTTGTAATAACATTTACCGTCTTCTGGTCTGGTAATTTCACACGACCGATTGAAGGAAGGGTTAATAGACACGGGGCTGCTAAAGTAGGATTGAGAGTATCCATTGCACGGCTCCGAAGGATTCCACGGGAGGGAGCAAACATTGTCCCTTCTCGGGTAGGAGAGAGACGGTAGCCCCGCCAGTTGTCCCCCTGAGGCTCTAAAATTCGGAaagtaaaatgtgtctccagtgtGGATGTTTACCAAAGGTCCCACAAACCCTGGATTAAGGAGATTATGCTCGCCCATTTCCGCGGGCCCGACCAACAGCTTCTAGTTTATTGCAATCTGACATTTAACATAGTTAAACCTGGAGGGGCGCCTGATTGGTCATCCTCAAACCACGTGTCCAGGCTAACTTCTGCTACACATGGTACCACCCACTTGGTCTAtctcagacaaaacaaaacattaacttCTGTATTACAGAGGTTtatgtgctttttaaaaatactataaaccttttattaaaaatgtagaaTCTTGTTTTTCCTCACGTTGAGTCCGAAAGAAGCCCAGGCTGCTTCTCATTTTACACTCGTGGAACTGTCCATGGCCTCGTTTAATGTCTTTATAAGCTGgcaaaacttttttaaatgctattttttatgaaaactgtttttcttgAAGGAGAGGGTGTATATGACATCTTGTTTTCTAGCAAATTATGGTTGAATTCCATGTCATATAAAGCTGTGATGTCCCAATTTTACAAGCTTGTTTTAAGAAAAGACTGATGCTCATTGCCGCACTCTACTCATATTTACAGTAACAGGGTCAGCAGGTTGAAGCCACTGGCTCTGTAAAAGAGGACGATATTCTACAAGGTTACTTTAAGAGGGTATATTTCACATAATATTCTCTAGTACACCTCACATGAACAACTTTAACAGATACCTCCAATAAACGTTCGCAGCCAAACTCTGCTGGGATTGTTATACCTCTCACAATTCTTTTATATGAATTTTACAAGATATCAGAGGGCACTTAACTGATTCAATCAGCCGGGAGCTCCTCTGCTTTATATCTCACTAATTAGCTGATTTGTAGAGGCAGATCTGAagacactgaacaaacatgtGATGCGTCATGATATGGAGCGGTCTTCTTCTTTGACCTCTGTTTACagatttacaaaaagaaaaaagaaaaaaactttctggaaactgaaaaaagaaattctcaagaggaagaaaaaaacttcaCTACTATATTCACAGAATTCAGGCATTCTGCACGCAGCTGGCTGAACTATATCTTATATAATCATTGGTCGTCAAACCGCCCAAACATCATCCGCGAGCGTACGGCGGCTTTTACATTCCTCTACTGGGTCCACAGGCttcttattaatttaaaaaataaatatgtgaaggCGTGCCACTCGTTCATAACTATATTGTATCAACATATTTTTGCAATCCCACTTTCCCTTGATGTATTCAGATTTTACCATCACCCCACCCTCCACtaagaaaaactaaatcaatTTATGGATCCCAAATGTTCTCCTAACTCAGCAGCGGGGATCTTTGTGGTAGTAATATAAAATAAGCTAGATAAGTATAAATAGTTGCCCcatgaatgaaacaaaattaGACTaagaggatatatatatatatatatattatatatatatatatacacacacacacacaaaccaagcACAGACGTATGTCCTCAATCCACTCAAGTTCACGAGTGACAGTCATGGTGAGTTGAACTTGATGTTGAACTCAAATaatccattaaaataaataaaagtattagaAATTACAATCAATAAATTAGAGTAAGTGGTAAATAACAGGAAACAATGGGGTGCGAGCAGATCGTGAAGGCTATAGCCtatttcataaaaacaatgaTGTGGATATATTTGAAAATGCGCCAGTGaaaacaacatataaataatataacacCCGAAAACTAATTAATTTGTAAGTACggcaatgaatgaatgtttccgTTAGCTGATAATAACATTTTGAATTAAAGGGTTATCAGAGAGGTTGAGCGTTACAGAAGCTTGCACATGCGTACTGGACGGTCCCAGCTGCGTGTTACAAACTTGCCAATGATGTGTTATGTGAGAACGTAAGCATTCATTTAAACACTGGTTTGGGAACGATTTGCAAGTCAGTCGATATTTGATCGCCGTATCCGTCACTTGTGACAGTGTGTCCTATCTAACCTAAAGGCACCGGGCCTGACTCTAGCCTTAAATAGAAAGACAAAtatcaaatgtttaaattggAGACGCTCTTGAGCTTCCCGTTGTGGTTTCACCCCGTCACTTGCACTCGCTGCCTCTCCTATCACTGCACATACTTGCATCTAGTTAGTGAGTCTCGCAATGCAGCACATCAACCCAGTATAATATCTTAGGCCTCGGTCTTATGAGGAGCATTTAGGCGTCTTGGTATCTTCACGGCTTCTCGTGTTACTATAACAGTTACCAAAAGCAAAACAGTGCAATGTgatgtttacaacaaaatggacGGCCCGCACGGCTATCCGGTGATATACAAGCTTAAGTCTCCACTTTACCTCGGAGAAAGAGGCCATGTGTTGCGCCTCCTTTCCTCGCCTCTCCACGCCTCCGATCCACTGCTCCCGCAGATCCGGATTTCACATTCAAACAACTGCTAGTCTGTTGAGCGCATCTTTGGCTCGGCGGTGATGTCATGCGTGAGCCAAAGCTGCAAGCCGTGTGctttagcaaaacaaaaaaaatctgctacTAAAAAAGAACTTGGTAAACCGAGCATATAGCACTGTCAAGGTCACTGTCTAGTACACTGTCTGCTCTATATTGAAATTAGCCCCCTGGAATTCACTGGTCCTGTCCAGACAGGGCAATAGCCTAAACAAAgggcttttcttctctttttctctctttgattCTCTACAGGCAGGTTGCCACAGTTATAGCCCTGTGCAACCCCTTTAAAGCTTCCTTCAAGGGAAACCAACCACCTAGGGAAGCCTAAACAACCCACAGAAACGTTTTAGTTGAAAGGTTTGGGCgatctttttcatttgtttacaacaacacacaatattTAATGCGCCTTTGCTACACAACGAATATCAATTCCGAATAAGCTTTTACAATAAAACATGTAGCATTAAGAATCACACAGAGGATAATGCTATTAGTTAAAATTTCAAAGTCGCCataatatatgtatacacacacacacacacacacacacacacacacacacatttgaactTGACCGGTACAGTTGTAGTGTAATAAGCTCCTATGACCTATTTGTGCAAATAAGGtattttaaaattgtaataATTTATCAGGAtgatttagttatttttaaattctgacTGAGAAGCCTCAGTGCGTATGTGCTCGTATGTGGCTGTGCGTAATATATGCTACGGAATTATCAAGAAATTCATTGTAAAATACTCACCCCAAGAAGACTGTTTGTGATGAATAAATGGCGATTTTTCAAACCAATCTTGGCTCACGTTGACAGTTGAAATtgaattcaaaaataaaaaataaaaatagcttggacttggacagttttttttttttaaatcaaatattagAGCTATTACATGTGTTGCATATGCACATattcaaataactaaatacatgaaaataatCTAAATCGGAGCGACCATGATGGTCGGATATATAGGCTACACAGAATTAAATCACAAAATTATGCACGGActgcattaatattaatatcaatgTGTTTAAGTACACAGTGATATCCCAAACAAACATTTCCGGTTTAGCTCAGGTATGGTTTTAGTGCAAACGTCTGTATTGGCTGGCCTTCAAGTTTAACAGctaaccaaaataaaaacacattaaacgaTAAAAACAAACCCCTGTAAACTCGATAttccataaataataaaaacagacgtTAAAATGAGACAATACAAAGTTAAAATCAGGACAGGGGGATAAAAAGAAGTTATCTGAACTAAAATAGCCATAAATTAGAGACAGTTGCAACACTTCCTGATATTTTCCACTGGTCACCACCAGAGGTTATCAGACCCCTTTCTCTTGTCTGGCTGACAGCGGCCTGCAGCTCTGACGCCCCGACACACAACCACGAGCACGGCtactttttacatttaacaaagtaAACTCAgcagctgatcagtgtgttgAGTATCTAAAAGGTCttagttttgctttttctttgaaATGCTGCGGTCTGATTTAGTGATAGATGTGTCGTGTCATCCTTAGTTTGTCACAGCAAATGTTAACCCTGGCGTAGGTGTCCGTGATTACTAAACTACAGCTTCAGCGAGCACaacattaatttaacaaaaaaaagtgtgcgtTGCAGAGCAAAATTTATTCCACTGGTGTGTTTAGGACCATTTGTAATTTGCATATATGGACATATCTGTATTTATCCACTGCgtaaatattttgtatttattgtaaataaaaatgaaacatcatgtgtccaagtatttttttgtaaGGCAAAACAACTACTACTACGTTTGTTTAAAAGGTAATGTGGATATTCATCTGCACATTTTGTTGGTTTAGATTAGTTACATTATGTAGCAAATAATTAAATGCAGTATCAAACAAGTTTTGTTGAAATTTCTGGCAAAACGTTTTAAAATATCAGAAGCGAGAGTAAAAGTTAAGAGCTTAAAATACGTGTacaacacatatttgtttaattttaactttatttccgCTGTACGCccttttgaaatatatatatatatatatattttttttttttttttaaagtataaatCCGCCTGTCACTGCATATTATCCATCGCATTTCTGCAAGTTAGCTTTGTCTAGTCAATGCACGGCTTTTCCTGTAGACtaaaaagtcataaaacaaTAGTCCATGTAGGCCTACGGCCAAAGTAGGAAGAAAAACGGCCATACCTTTAATCGTTATACAGTGGGCGACGTCGTGTTATTATTTCCTCTTGCTGTGGAGACAGTATGGCTGCTTTCTGCGGATTACTGGTGTTGGTGTGAGACGTCAAAAGTCCTACCTGTCCTTCGTGGTCAATAACACACACCTCACGATCAGTGCATGAAACCATTGGCGGTTCCAGAGCCATGGGCCAGAACAAGTACTTTTAAAGGtattctgcaaaacacaaaagagcaaGCGCCCAAATGTTAATGCAAAGCTCTGAGGGATGGTCAGAAATGCAGGTCAGAGGATATCGCTACACTTccctttttatgtatttatggcATGTCATTAAGCCCGGCCGTCTAGACAGGGAAATAACACCTTGTTTGCCTACAAACAAACCGCGAGCATTGGTGTCCAGCCCCCTATTTATTATTCACAATCTGCTGTGATGTCAAGGTCAAAGTGACTGCATAGTCATGGTCAAGGGTAAATTAGGAGACTCAGAACTTTCCACGCGGATTGAAAATCCAGGaaccagacaaacaaaaaagttgaaGCCGGACGCCTTTAAAACCTCAAGAGATCTGAAGAATCTGGAAAGAAGTGGAAAGAATGATACTGTCGGAGTgccacataaaaaataaaaccaaaactcaCATAGTCATATAGCTTATATATTACATTGAATAGATTCAAGAGGGCTTTTTGTCGTATAGCTACATTATACGACTTTATAGTATTTAATTTAGGCATCCAACGTTAAATATTCGGactaaagaaaaatatcagaacGCTTTTATCCGTTACGCCCGGCACACTAGTTTGGGTCACTGTTTATTCAGGTTCAATTCTAAAATTACAGAGCTGATAAGCGCAAGTGACAataatcttaaaataaactTCAACAGCGGCTGAATTCTTCTCAGTACGCGGTATACACACGTTTATGTccacatttgtatttgtacGAGATACACCTGGGAGCA harbors:
- the hoxc12a gene encoding homeobox protein Hox-C12a, translating into MGEHNLLNPGFVGPLVNIHTGDTFYFPNFRASGGQLAGLPSLSYPRRDNVCSLPWNPSEPCNGYSQSYFSSPVSINPSFNRSCEITRPEDGKCYYNNGNGNRETCSGGNSLKREDRARDTSSLTSDHGMHSGIGSSAAFSKYDYGTEQLTQDPPSCQSMESDSSSSLLNEGSKPPSSDTQTLVSPGSHSSNIAAGGGAPWYPMHTRTRKKRKPYSKLQLAELEGEFMLNEFITRQRRRELSDRLNLSDQQVKIWFQNRRMKKKRLMLREQALAYF